CCGAATTTGTTATTTACTCCCGTTTTTCCGCCTACGCTAGCATCCACTTGCGCTAGCAGAGTAGTCGGGATGTTTATAAATTTGATCCCGCGCTCAAAAATGCTCGCTGCAAAGCCCGCCATATCGCTCACCACTCCGCCGCCAAGCGCGATGATCAAGCTACTGCGGTCAAGACGACTAACGAAAAGCTGCTCTAAAATCGCCTCGATAGTTTGCATATTTTTATACTCTTCGCCGTCTGGGACGCTGATGATGAATTTTTGCGGACAATCTATGCGCGAGAGTAAATTTTGCAGATAAAGCCCGCCTACCTTTGCGTTGGTCACGATTGCGACTTTAGCGTCAAATTTAAGCTTGTTTAGCTCGTTTATATAGACGCCGTAACCGGGTTTGCCGTCAAATTTTATATCTATTTTCATCTTATTCTCCGCTTTTATTTTATCCAAAATAGCCTAATTTATCGGTATAAAAATTTGATAATTATCGCTAAGGCGCGAGTACAAACGGTTCATGTCGTTTGAAAACGCCGCAAACGGATCGGGTCTACTTATTTTTTTACTAAAAGGCACGAACTGAAGCAAATTTTGCTCGTTTTTTAGCTTTAAAATAGGATTTATATTTCTATCCTCGACTATCTCGACCTTACGTCCGAAAATTTTAGAAAGGCTATCAAAATGCTCCTCCGCGCCCTCGCCGCCGCTAAGCGCGCCGAAGTGATATAGCGAGATTTGCGTATCTAGCTGCGCGCAGCAGTCCATGATGACGGCTGATTGGTTTTCTATCTCGTCGCCAAAACCGCTACTTAGTATCACGCCTTTTTTTATCTCGTCCGCGTCGCCTCGGCCGATAGTCGCTACCGGTCTTTTAAGCTCAAAAAGCATCCTTTTATGGGCCGAGAAAAATTTATTATCGGTTACTATTAGCCCGACGTCTTTTTTAAATACGTCGTCTTTTATCTGTTCTACGCAGCAACCGAAAAAATCAAACGTTACCGCAACCCTCTCGTCTCCGACCGATTTTAGCTTCTCGTAGGCTAAATTTAACGTCGGATTTACGACCTTGACATAGAGGCGTTTGCTATTTAGCTTTTCGTGCAGTTTTAGGCTCTGTTCTAGCAGCCGTAAACAAGCCTCTTCGCCCATAGCGCGCATATCTAAAAACAGATAAGTGTTATGTCCAAATGGGCTTGGAAACTGTCCCGTTTCTTTTTTTACGCTTCTAAATACGCTTAAAAGCACGCTAGGTTCGCCTACTATGAGTAAAACGTCGTTTGGCAGGATCATTAAATTTGGCTTTGCGATCATGAAATTTGAGCCGCGATAAATCATTGCGATGCGCCATTTTTTCTGCGTTATGGAGCTGATATGACGGTACATAAACGAGCTTCCTACTGGCACCTTTACTTCCATTATTTCGCCTTGTCCAAGCCCCACGTTATCGGCTACTACAGGGATATCCGGCAAATAATCCATGAGCCTGGCCGTCACGATACCTCGCCCGTCTAAAACCGTCAGGTGCGAGTCGTCCTCCAGCCCGCCTAGCCCCCACAGATC
The nucleotide sequence above comes from uncultured Campylobacter sp.. Encoded proteins:
- a CDS encoding TrkA C-terminal domain-containing protein, yielding MKNILIVADGIVAKYFLERLFVARNNAHHYTVIAMDEEILGGENLENFTFYRFDPTSFDRLKQVVSGYFSQFMIMQKDGFETVSVYNNLRQISKKTEILMLDLWGLGGLEDDSHLTVLDGRGIVTARLMDYLPDIPVVADNVGLGQGEIMEVKVPVGSSFMYRHISSITQKKWRIAMIYRGSNFMIAKPNLMILPNDVLLIVGEPSVLLSVFRSVKKETGQFPSPFGHNTYLFLDMRAMGEEACLRLLEQSLKLHEKLNSKRLYVKVVNPTLNLAYEKLKSVGDERVAVTFDFFGCCVEQIKDDVFKKDVGLIVTDNKFFSAHKRMLFELKRPVATIGRGDADEIKKGVILSSGFGDEIENQSAVIMDCCAQLDTQISLYHFGALSGGEGAEEHFDSLSKIFGRKVEIVEDRNINPILKLKNEQNLLQFVPFSKKISRPDPFAAFSNDMNRLYSRLSDNYQIFIPIN